In Rhodamnia argentea isolate NSW1041297 chromosome 4, ASM2092103v1, whole genome shotgun sequence, the following proteins share a genomic window:
- the LOC115753708 gene encoding EIN3-binding F-box protein 1: MSRLFEFTGDGDFCPGGSLYPNPKETSVFLSLGRHVDVYFPTRKRSRVSAPFVFSGDQLKQKKQASIDVLPDECLFEIFRRLPAGQERSACACVSKRWLLLMSNIRGDELCCNKATLPLKLEDLSGQNEEVSGAEPAAIKDDGYLSRVLEGKKATDVRLAAIAVGTSSHGGLGKLLIRGNNSIRGVTDLGLRAVARGCPSLKVLSIWNVSSVGDEGLIEIANGCRQLEKLELRHCNAVSDKALIFLAKSCPNLTDISIDSCSTIQNEGLKAIGHSCRNLKSISINNCPHVGDQGIASLLSNASCVLTKVKLQTLHVTDLSLAVIGHYGKAVTDLILANLQNVSERGFWVMGKGHGLQKLRSFAVTSCQGMTDLGLEALGKGCPNLKQLRVHKCAFLSDSGLDSFAKTALSLERLQLEECHQITQYGLFTVLANCAVKLKSLTLVHCLGMKDLNMGSPMLSPCKSLRSLSIRHCPGFGDVSLVMLAKLCPNLQHVDLSGLQRVTDAGFMPLLENCDGGLVKINISGCTNLTDKAVSAIAEMHGWTLEVLNLEGCLKVGNTSLVAIAENCPLLNDLDVSLCAVTDFGIAALAHADQLNLQILSISGCTQISEKCLPALRKLGQSLVGLNLQHCSGISKKSVDLLVEHLWRCDILH, translated from the exons ATGTCGAGGCTCTTTGAGTTCACTG GAGATGGTGATTTTTGCCCTGGGGGGTCACTTTACCCGAATCCCAAGGAAACGAGTGTCTTTTTGTCCCTTGGTCGCCATGTGGATGTTTATTTCCCTACTCGTAAGAGGTCACGTGTCAGTGCCCCGTTTGTATTCAGTGGAGACCAGCTCAAGCAGAAAAAGCAGGCCTCAATTGATGTTCTTCCAGACGAGTGTCTCTTTGAGATCTTCAGAAGGTTGCCTGCAGGCCAGGAGAGGAGTGCCTGTGCATGTGTTTCAAAGCGCTGGCTTCTGCTTATGAGCAACATCCGTGGTGACGAACTATGTTGCAACAAAGCCACCCTGCCTTTGAAGCTGGAGGACTTGAGTGGTCAAAATGAAGAAGTATCAGGGGCTGAACCTGCTGCCATCAAGGATGATGGATACCTCTCAAGGGTCCTAGAAGGGAAAAAGGCCACTGATGTCCGTCTTGCTGCTATTGCTGTGGGAACTTCTAGTCACGGGGGACTAGGCAAGCTATTGATTCGTGGAAACAATTCTATACGTGGCGTAACAGATCTTGGTTTGAGGGCTGTTGCACGTGGCTGCCCTTCGCTCAAGGTTCTTTCTATCTGGAATGTTTCTTCCGTTGGAGATGAAGGTTTGATTGAGATTGCTAATGGTTGTCGGCAGCTTGAGAAGCTTGAACTTCGCCATTGCAATGCAGTTTCGGACAAGGCTttgattttccttgcaaaaagCTGTCCTAACTTGACTGATATAAGCATAGACTCTTGTTCAACCATTCAGAATGAAGGTCTTAAGGCTATCGGTCATAGCTGCCGCAATCTGAAGTCCATTTCTATCAACAACTGTCCCCATGTTGGAGATCAAGGCATTGCAAGTCTCTTGTCTAATGCATCTTGTGTCTTGACAAAAGTGAAGCTCCAGACACTCCATGTGACCGATTTGTCTCTTGCTGTTATTGGACACTATGGCAAGGCTGTTACTGACTTGATCCTTGCCAACCTTCAGAATGTGAGTGAAAGGGGCTTCTGGGTCATGGGCAAAGGTCATGGTTTGCAGAAATTGAGGTCCTTTGCTGTCACATCTTGCCAAGGCATGACAGACTTGGGACTCGAAGCGTTGGGCAAAGGCTGCCCAAATCTTAAGCAGCTTCGCGTCCATAAATGTGCATTTTTATCTGACAGTGGATTAGACTCTTTTGCAAAGACAGCCCTATCACTTGAAAGGCTGCAACTGGAGGAGTGCCATCAGATCACACAATATGGGCTTTTCACTGTACTCGCTAATTGTGCTGTTAAGTTGAAGTCTCTCACCTTGGTGCACTGCTTGGGAATGAAGGACTTAAATATGGGATCACCAATGCTTTCTCCTTGCAAATCTCTGCGGTCATTGTCTATCCGTCACTGTCCAGGGTTTGGTGACGTTAGCTTAGTCATGCTGGCGAAGTTGTGCCCCAATCTGCAGCATGTTGATCTGAGCGGCCTTCAACGGGTAACAGATGCAGGTTTCATGCCACTGCTTGAGAACTGTGATGGTGGTCTCGTGAAAATTAACATAAGTGGATGCACTAATCTGACGGACAAAGCAGTTTCAGCCATTGCTGAGATGCATGGTTGGACGCTTGAGGTGCTAAATCTCGAGGGTTGTCTTAAGGTTGGAAACACAAGCTTGGTGGCAATTGCAGAAAATTGTCCATTACTGAACGACCTTGATGTCTCTCTGTGTGCAGTTACAGATTTTGGTATAGCTGCATTGGCTCATGCAGACCAGCTCAATTTGCAGATACTTTCTATATCTGGCTGTACTCAGATTTCAGAGAAGTGCTTGCCTGCTTTGAGGAAATTGGGCCAGTCACTTGTAGGTTTGAATCTCCAGCACTGCAGTGGGATCAGCAAAAAATCAGTCGACCTGCTTGTGGAGCACCTTTGGAGGTGTGACATCCTTCATTAA
- the LOC115753691 gene encoding RNA-dependent RNA polymerase 6-like, with the protein MESKGARKDTVVTQVSVGGFDQNVTAKELVEFLEDTVGLVYRCRLKTSWTPQDSYPDFEVTRFDTIQIVDEYRKVEPHAFVHFASPEAATSAYEISRNNGLLLNYKPLKVSLGPESPFHMNQRRRTTIPFKLPEVRLEIGTLITLEEFLAGWRGPSSGVNFFVDPFDSMCRFCFTRKTAFSFKDLSDYAVINCDFKMEFLVREINEIKQYRETSSIVVLLQLASPPRVYYRTANDNIEDTVPFDLLDDEDPWIRTTDFTGSGAVGRCNTYRVSVPPRHGLKLKKAMDYLRERRVQELSPRRPLKIRDEPNFGSHMVDAFFSIHQEGIAFDVMFLLNAVIHKNVFSQHLLSESFFELLKSQPKEVNIAALKHICSFKRPVFDAYKRLKLVQEWLLKNPKLLKNQKESNDIVEIRRLALTPTKAHCLPPEVELSNRVLRKYKDVADRFLRVTFMDEGLQTMNANVLSYYVAPILKDIKSIFFSQKTNIFRRVRMIMTDGFYLCGRKYSFLAFSSNQLRDRSAWFFAEDKEIDVNKIKAWMGKFNNRNTAKCAARMGQCFSSTYATVEVPQNKVNHNLPDIERNGYCFSDGIGTITPDLAREVAEKLKLELDTPSAYQIRYAGYKGVVACWPSKGDGIRLSLRPSMNKFRSNHTTLEICSWTRFQPGFLNRQIVTLLSTLKVPDEVFWDMQEKMVFKLNQMLVDSDVAFDVLTSSCAEQGNTAAIMLSAGFRPQSEPHLRGMLMCIRAAQLWGLREKARIFVPSGRWLMGCFDELVVLEQGQCFIQVSSPALENCFIKHGSRFSETKKIRQVIKGYVVVAKNPCLHPGDVRILQAVDAPQLHHLYDCLVFPQNGERPHTNEASGSDLDGDLYFVTWEENLIPPSKESWTPMQYDPAEEKKLPRDVTQKDIIEFFVKHILNENLGAICNAHVVHADRSERGALDENCILLAELAATAVDFPKTGKLVTMPYHLKPKQYPDFMGKEEFQTYKSNKILGRLYRQIKDAYDEDLNSSELNCDPKDIPYDTSLEVVGAVDFISKAWDHKCSYDGQLSGLLGQYKVNNEEELVTGHVWSMPKYASRKQGELKERLKHSYTALRREFREIFETLDSDFESLSDEERNLLYEQKASAWYQVTYHPEWVKKSVDLREHDDGGTSALKLSFAWIATDFLARIKIRNQGGGNLDIAKPVNSLSKYIADRI; encoded by the exons ATGGAGTCAAAAGGAGCTAGGAAGGACACAGTGGTGACTCAAGTTAGTGtcggtggatttgatcaaaatGTGACGGCAAAAGAGCTGGTGGAGTTTTTGGAAGACACAGTTGGCCTTGTCTATAGGTGTAGGTTGAAAACTTCCTGGACGCCCCAAGATTCTTATCCAGATTTTGAGGTGACAAGGTTTGACACCATCCAGATAGTGGATGAATATAGAAAGGTGGAGCCGCATGCTTTTGTGCACTTTGCTTCGCCTGAAGCTGCTACTTCAGCTTATGAGATTTCACGGAACAATGGGCTCTTATTGAACTATAAACCTTTGAAAGTCAGCCTGGGACCTGAGAGTCCATTCCATATGAATCAAAGGAGGAGAACTACCATTCCTTTTAAGTTGCCTGAGGTGCGCCTAGAGATAGGAACCTTGATTACGCTGGAAGAGTTTCTGGCAGGGTGGAGAGGACCTTCATCTGgggttaatttttttgttgatccTTTTGATAGTATGTGCAGGTTCTGCTTCACCAGGAAAACAGCGTTCTCTTTCAAGGACCTGTCCGACTATGCTGTGATAAATTGTGATTTTAAGATGGAGTTCTTGGTGAGGGAAATCAATGAGATCAAACAGTACCGAGAAACGTCATCAATTGTTGTACTCTTGCAGCTGGCTTCACCTCCTCGTGTCTATTATAGAACTGCTAATGACAACATAGAAGACACTGTTCCATTTGACTTGTTGGATGATGAGGATCCTTGGATTCGAACTACAGATTTCACAGGTAGTGGGGCTGTCGGTCGATGTAATACCTACAGAGTGTCAGTTCCACCACGCCATGGACTGAAGTTGAAGAAGGCCATGGATTATCTTAGGGAACGAAGAGTGCAGGAATTATCCCCTAGACGGCCCCTGAAGATCCGGGATGAGCCTAATTTTGGGAGTCATATGGTAGATGCCTTTTTCTCTATTCATCAGGAGGGGATCGCTTTCGATGTCATGTTCTTGCTGAATGCTGTCATTCACAAGAACGTGTTCAGCCAACACCTGCTATCAGAGAGTTTCTTCGAGTTACTGAAAAGCCAACCGAAGGAGGTGAACATTGCAGCACTAAAGCACATTTGCTCTTTCAAACGCCCAGTCTTTGATGCATACAAGAGGCTGAAACTCGTTCAAGAATGGCTGCTGAAGAATCCCAAACTTCTTAAAAATCAGAAAGAGTCGAACGACATTGTTGAGATAAGGAGGCTCGCCCTTACTCCAACTAAAGCGCATTGTCTTCCACCTGAAGTTGAGCTATCCAACAGGGTGCTCCGGAAATATAAAGATGTTGCTGACAGGTTCTTGAGGGTGACCTTTATGGATGAGGGCCTGCAGACAATGAACGCTAATGTCCTCAGCTATTACGTTGCACCCATCTTAAAGGATATCAAGTCGATCTTCTTTTCCCAGAAGACCAACATTTTTAGAAGGGTGAGGATGATAATGACAGATGGGTTTTATCTTTGCGGCCGGAAATACTCATTTCTGGCGTTCTCATCAAACCAACTTAGGGACCGGTCTGCTTGGTTTTTCGCCGAGGACAAAGAAATTGATGTGAACAAGATCAAGGCGTGGATGGGGAAGTTTAATAACAGGAACACTGCAAAATGTGCTGCTCGGATGGGACAGTGCTTCTCATCCACATATGCGACCGTGGAAGTTCCACAAAATAAAGTAAATCACAATCTTCCAGATATTGAGAGGAATGGCTATTGTTTCTCTGATGGAATTGGCACGATAACACCTGATCTTGCCAGGGAAGTAGCAGAGAAGCTGAAACTGGAACTGGACACGCCTTCTGCATATCAGATTCGTTATGCCGGTTACAAGGGTGTGGTTGCTTGCTGGCCAAGCAAAGGTGATGGGATTCGACTTTCTTTGAGGCCTAGTATGAACAAATTCCGGTCAAACCACACTACCCTAGAAATATGTTCCTGGACCAGGTTTCAGCCTGGCTTTCTAAATAGGCAGATTGTGACATTGCTTTCAACGTTGAAGGTTCCAGATGAGGTATTTTGGGACATGCAGgaaaaaatggttttcaaaTTGAACCAGATGCTCGTTGACTCAGACGTGGCATTTGATGTCCTTACATCCTCCTGTGCCGAGCAGGGAAACACTGCTGCAATAATGTTGAGTGCTGGTTTTAGGCCCCAGTCAGAACCTCATTTAAGGGGCATGCTCATGTGCATACGAGCAGCACAACTGTGGGGCCTTAGGGAAAAGGCTAGAATATTTGTTCCCTCTGGGAGGTGGCTGATGGGCTGCTTTGATGAGCTAGTAGTTCTTGAACAAGGTCAGTGCTTTATTCAAGTGTCTAGTCCAGCCCTGGAGAACTGCTTCATAAAACACGGCTCCAGGTTCTCTGAGACCAAAAAGATTCGACAAGTGATTAAAGGGTACGTTGTAGTAGCAAAAAATCCATGTCTACACCCTGGCGATGTAAGGATTCTGCAAGCAGTTGATGCTCCGCAGTTACACCATTTGTATGATTGTCTTGTTTTTCCTCAAAATGGGGAGAGGCCTCACACAAATGAAGCTTCAGGAAGTGACCTTGATGGGGACCTCTACTTTGTCACGTGGGAAGAAAATCTCATTCCACCGAGTAAGGAGAGCTGGACTCCCATGCAGTATGATCCTGCAGAAGAGAAAAAGCTGCCCCGTGATGTCACCCAGAAG GATATCATAGAGTTCTTTGTTAAGCACATTCTGAATGAGAATCTGGGGGCAATCTGCAACGCGCACGTGGTTCATGCTGACCGTAGCGAACGTGGGGCTCTGGATGAGAACTGCATTCTATTGGCTGAGTTGGCTGCCACGGCTGTTGATTTTCCGAAGACTGGAAAGCTTGTCACAATGCCATACCACCTGAAGCCAAAGCAGTACCCAGACTTCATGGGGAAAGAGGAATTCCAAACctacaaatcaaataaaatcttGGGCAGACTCTACCGTCAGATTAAAGATGCTTATGATGAGGATTTGAATTCCTCTGAACTGAATTGCGACCCTAAGGATATTCCCTATGATACAAGTCTCGAGGTCGTGGGTGCTGTGGATTTCATTTCCAAAGCTTGGGACCATAAGTGCTCCTACGATGGGCAGCTGAGCGGGCTTCTGGGCCAGTACAAAGTGAACAATGAAGAAGAGTTGGTGACTGGTCATGTTTGGTCCATGCCAAAGTATGCAAGCCGCAAGCAAGGGGAGCTGAAGGAGAGACTCAAGCACTCTTACACTGCATTAAGGAGAGAATTTCGAGAGATATTCGAAACATTGGATTCGGATTTCGAGTCGTTGAGTGATGAAGAGAGGAATTTGCTGTATGAGCAAAAGGCATCGGCTTGGTACCAGGTCACCTACCATCCAGAATGGGTGAAGAAGTCGGTGGACTTGCGTGAGCACGATGACGGAGGTACGAGTGCCTTGAAGTTAAGCTTTGCTTGGATTGCTACTGACTTCCTCGCTCGGATAAAGATTCGAAACCAAGGAGGTGGAAACCTTGACATCGCCAAGCCCGTGAACTCTCTTTCCAAGTACATTGCGGACCGTATCTGA